Proteins encoded by one window of Verrucomicrobiota bacterium:
- a CDS encoding type II toxin-antitoxin system VapC family toxin: MSYWDTSTLVKLYAQEMDSPAFEAYTLNSSSGLVTSRITIYEALATFRRKEAEGTLQPGTAPTLYSELLHDVAAGEVRIIELGADLENEYGQVLRLCYQQMPLIPLRTLDALHLASARAAGETEVVATDKRMRAAAKMLGFSLFPA, encoded by the coding sequence ATGAGCTATTGGGACACATCCACGCTGGTAAAACTTTACGCGCAGGAGATGGATTCTCCGGCGTTTGAAGCGTACACCCTGAATTCTTCGAGCGGATTGGTTACCTCGCGAATTACCATTTACGAAGCGCTGGCCACCTTTCGTCGCAAGGAAGCCGAAGGCACGCTGCAACCGGGCACCGCGCCAACCCTGTACAGCGAATTGCTGCACGATGTGGCGGCGGGTGAAGTCAGGATCATCGAACTGGGCGCGGATTTGGAAAATGAATACGGGCAGGTTTTGCGGCTCTGTTATCAGCAAATGCCACTCATACCACTCCGCACGCTTGACGCCCTCCACCTGGCATCAGCGCGAGCCGCAGGCGAAACCGAAGTTGTGGCGACCGACAAGCGAATGCGCGCCGCCGCCAAAATGCT